The following is a genomic window from Alkaliphilus sp. B6464.
GAACATTACCAACATCAAAATGTGGTCCAAAATCTAGAATTATAAGAGTAAGAGCTATAAGAGCTAAAAAATTTTTTAACCCTGATAATATTAATGATCCTAAAAATTTAACTATTACTCCTACAACAACCTTATCAGGTGCTCAGTTTGTTACTGATGAAAAAGGAGATCCTGTTGTTGTTCCAGGTCCTGCTGGATTACTACAGTTTCTAATTTTTGCTGATACCTCTGAGTGTGATGAAATAACTAGAGGTACTCCTGTATTCGGTTCACAGGAAATATTTATTAGAGGTACAATTGCAGTAGAAATAGATGTTGATTTTATTGACAATCAAGGAAATACACAAACTACAACCCTTAGGGGGAGAGTACCGGTAAATCAAACAGTAACTAATTTCTTTGAATTATGTATGCCTTCAGTATTTGATTCAGCGTTCTTACCTCAATTTGCGGAGTTCTGTAACATTGCATTTACTCCTAGATTAGCAACTCAAAGTATATCTAGGGATATTACGTTTAATCCACAAACAGGTGAAGTTCTTGTTAACTTAATTATTGCTTTATGTATTACTTGCGAGAAGAAGATTAAAGTTCCAGTACAATTATGCGTACTAAGTACAGGTTTCTGCGAGCAAAGCGTTAGTCCAAGACAAATTTGCCCAGATTTTCCACCATTATTCCCACCACAAGTAAACGTACCATTTATAGAGCTACGTGAAGGTGAACTACAATAAAAGAAGATATAGTCTGTTGAGAACTCAACAGACTATGATTTTTAAATATTTAACCTTTAATATTGTTCCAATAGGATTTCATGGATTGTTCAAATTTATTATTTCCGTGCTTATAATAAGTTTTATTCTCAATATTTTCAGGCATATATTGTTGTTTTACATAACTATTGGGATAATCATGTGGGTATAGATATACAGCTTTATTTTTTATAGAAGAATTTGAATGACTATCACATAGATGATAAGGTATACTTCCTACATCAAATCTATCTAAATCATCTAATGCAGCATTAATTGCTTTATAGGCAGTATTGGACTTAGGAAGAGATGCAAGCAGTATTGTAGCTTGGGATAATGGTATTCTAGCTTCTGGTAAACCCAGCTGTAGAGCGGCATCAGTGCAAGACTTTACTATAGAAATTGCCTGTGGATAAGCAAGTCCTATATCTTCAGATGCAATAACTAAAAGTCTTCTACAAATAGAAGTCAAATCTCCACTTTTAATTAATCTAGCAAGGGCATGCACACTAGCTTGTTCATCTGATCCCCTTATGCTTTTTTGAAAAAAACTAAGTAGATTATAATGCCCATCTCCATTTCTGTCATAATTAGTAATTTTACTTTGAGAGCATTCCACTGCCTTCTGTATATCTATATGTATCTCTTCAGGATTATAAATAGCATATGTATTTATTATTAGTTCTAATGTATTTAAAGATCTTCTTAGATCTCCGCCGGATACCTCTGCAATATAGTCTATTGCATTATCTTCATATGCAATTTTGATATCTAGTCGTGTTTCTTCTAGAGAAATGGCTCTTTTTAATCCTTCGATTAAATCGTAAGTATTTAATGCTTTAAATTCGATAGTAGTGCATCTACTTAGTAGAGCATTAAATATGGAAAAATTAACATTTTCGGTAGTGCTTCCAATAAGAGTTATATCTCCATTCTCT
Proteins encoded in this region:
- a CDS encoding replication-associated recombination protein A — its product is MKPLADRVRPVELNEIVGQNHIIGDGKLLNRIVQSKIIPNMIFFGPSGTGKTTIANIIANSSNKKFYKINGTNANIDDIKHVISQIGTLHTMNGILLYIDELHYLTKRQQQSILEYIENGDITLIGSTTENVNFSIFNALLSRCTTIEFKALNTYDLIEGLKRAISLEETRLDIKIAYEDNAIDYIAEVSGGDLRRSLNTLELIINTYAIYNPEEIHIDIQKAVECSQSKITNYDRNGDGHYNLLSFFQKSIRGSDEQASVHALARLIKSGDLTSICRRLLVIASEDIGLAYPQAISIVKSCTDAALQLGLPEARIPLSQATILLASLPKSNTAYKAINAALDDLDRFDVGSIPYHLCDSHSNSSIKNKAVYLYPHDYPNSYVKQQYMPENIENKTYYKHGNNKFEQSMKSYWNNIKG